The Canis aureus isolate CA01 chromosome 11, VMU_Caureus_v.1.0, whole genome shotgun sequence genome has a segment encoding these proteins:
- the MCM5 gene encoding DNA replication licensing factor MCM5 encodes MSGFDDPGIFYSDSFGGDPAADEGQARKSQLQRRFKEFLRQYRVGTDRTGFTFKYRDELKRHYNLGEYWVEVEMEDLASFDEDLADYLYKQPAEHLQLLEEAAKEVADEVTRPRPTGEEVLQDIQVMLKSDASPSSIRSLKSDMMSHLVKIPGIIISASGVRAKATRISIQCRSCRNTLSNIAMRPGLEGYALPRKCNTDQAGRPKCPLDPYFIMPDKCKCVDFQTLKLQELPDAVPHGEMPRHMQLYCDRYLCDKVVPGNRVTIMGIYSIKKFGLTTSKGRDRVGVGIRSSYIRVLGIQVDTDGSGRSFAGAVTPQEEEEFRRLAALPNVYEVISKSIAPSIFGGTDMKKAIACLLFGGSRKRLPDGLTRRGDINLLMLGDPGTAKSQLLKFVEKCSPIGVYTSGKGSSAAGLTASVMRDPSSRNFIMEGGAMVLADGGVVCIDEFDKMREDDRVAIHEAMEQQTISIAKAGITTTLNSRCSVLAAANSVFGRWDETKGEDNIDFMPTILSRFDMIFIVKDEHNEERDVMLAKHVITLHVSALTQTQAVEGEVDLTKLKKFIAYCRAKCGPRLSAEAAEKLKNRYIIMRSGARQHERDSDRRSNIPITVRQLEAIVRIAEALSKMKLQPFATEADVEEALRLFQVSTLDAALSGTLSGVEGFTSQEDQELLSRIEKQLKRRFAIGSQVSEHSIIQDFTKQKYPEHAIHKVLQLMLRRGEIQHRMQRKVLYRLK; translated from the exons ATGTCCGGCTTCGACGACCCCGGCATCTTCTACAGCGACAGCTTCGGGGGAGACCCCGCGGCCGACGAGGGGCAGGCGCGGAAATCGCAGCTGCAGAGGCGCTTCAAGGAGTTCCTGCGGCAGTACCGAGTGGGCACCGACCGCACCGGCTTCACCTTCAAATACAG GGATGAGCTCAAGCGCCATTACAACCTGGGGGAGTACTGGGTCGAAGTGGAGATGGAGGACCTGGCTAGCTTCGACGAGGACCTGGCTGACTACTTGTACAAGCAGCCGGCCGAGCACTTGCAGCTG CTAGAGGAAGCTGCGAAGGAGGTGGCTGATGAGGTGACCCGGCCCCGGCCCACAGGGGAGGAGGTGCTCCAGGACATTCAGGTCATGCTCAAGTCGGACGCCAGTCCGTCCAGCATTCGTAGCCTCAAG TCGGACATGATGTCACACCTGGTGAAGATCCCTGGCATCATCATCTCAGCGTCTGGGGTCCGTGCCAAGGCCACCCGCATCTCTATCCAGTGCCGGAGCTGTCGCAACACGCTTAGTAACATTGCCATGCGCCCGGGCCTGGAGGGCTATGCCCTGCCCAGGAAGTGCAACAC GGATCAGGCTGGGCGCCCCAAGTGCCCCCTGGACCCCTATTTCATCATGCCTGACAAGTGCAAGTGTGTGGACTTCCAGACGCTCAAGCTCCAGGAGCTGCCTGACGCGGTGCCTCATGGCGAGATGCCTAGACACATGCAGCTCTACTGTGAcag GTACCTGTGTGACAAGGTTGTCCCTGGGAACAGGGTCACCATCATGGGCATCTACTCCATCAAGAAATTTGGCCTGACCACCAGCAAGGGCCGCGATAGGGTGGGTGTGGGCATCCGGAGCTCCTACATCCGTGTCCTGGGCATCCAGGTGGACACAGATGGCTCTG GCCGCAGCTTTGCCGGGGCCGTGACCccccaggaagaggaggagttcCGGCGCCTGGCCGCCCTCCCCAATGTCTACGAGGTCATCTCCAAGAGCATCGCTCCGTCCATCTTTGGGGGCACAGACATGAAGAAGGCCATCGCCTGCTTGCTGTTTGGGGGTTCCCGAAAGAG GCTCCCCGACGGACTCACCCGCCGAGGAGACATCAATCTGCTGATGCTGGGGGACCCTGGGACGGCCAAGTCCCAGCTGCTGAAGTTTGTGGAGAAGTGCTCTCCCATCGGG GTGTACACATCTGGGAAAGGCAGCAGTGCAGCCGGCCTGACAGCCTCAGTGATGAGGGACCCCTCGTCCCGGAACTTCATCATGGAAGGTGGTGCCATGGTCCTGGCTGATGGTGGAGTTGTCTGTATTGACGAGTTTGACAAG ATGCGGGAAGACGACCGAGTGGCAATCCACGAGGCCATGGAGCAGCAGACCATCTCTATAGCCAAG gCCGGGATCACCACCACCCTCAACTCCCGCTGCTCTGTCCTGGCTGCCGCCAACTCGGTGTTCGGTCGTTGGGATGAGACGAAGGGGGAGGACAACATTGACTTTATGCCCACCATCTTGTCCCGCTTTGACATGATCTTCATCGTCAAGGATGAACACAATGAGGAGAGGGATGTG ATGCTGGCCAAACACGTCATCACTCTGCACGTGAGTGCGCTGACCCAGACCCAGGCTGTGGAGGGTGAGGTGGACCTGACCAAGCTGAAGAAGTTCATTGCCTACTGCCGAGC GAAGTGTGGCCCCCGGCTATCGGCAGAGGCTGCAGAGAAACTGAAGAACCGGTATATCATCATGCGGAGCGGGGCCCGGCAGCATGAGAGGGACAGCGACCGCCGCTCCAACATTCCCATCACTGTGCG GCAGCTGGAGGCCATTGTGCGCATCGCGGAGGCCCTCAGCAAGATGAAGCTGCAGCCCTTTGCCACAGAAGCGGATGTGGAGGAGGCTCTGCGGCTCTTCCAGGTGTCCACGCTGGATGCCGCCTTGTCCGGCACTCTGTCAG GGGTGGAGGGCTTTACCAGCCAGGAGGACCAGGAGCTTCTGAGCCGCATCGAGAAGCAGCTGAAGCGCCGCTTTGCCATCGGCTCCCAGGTGTCAGAGCACAGCATCATCCAGGACTTTACCAAGCAG AAATATCCGGAGCACGCCATCCACAAGGTCCTGCAGCTCATGCTGCGACGGGGCGAGATCCAGCATCGCATGCAGCGCAAGGTCCTCTACCGCCTCAAGTGA